In Clostridium swellfunianum, a genomic segment contains:
- the rpsP gene encoding 30S ribosomal protein S16 codes for MAVKIRLRRMGAKKAPFYRVVVADSRSPRDGRFIEEIGYYNPTTEPTTIKIDEEKAAQWVKNGAQPSDIVKKLFDRAGISEKLTK; via the coding sequence ATGGCTGTAAAGATAAGATTAAGAAGAATGGGTGCTAAGAAAGCTCCATTTTACAGAGTAGTTGTTGCTGATTCCAGATCTCCAAGAGATGGAAGATTCATTGAAGAAATTGGTTACTATAACCCTACTACTGAACCAACTACAATCAAAATTGATGAAGAAAAAGCTGCTCAATGGGTGAAGAATGGTGCACAACCTTCTGACATAGTTAAGAAGCTTTTTGATAGAGCTGGAATAAGCGAGAAGCTTACAAAGTAA
- a CDS encoding elongator complex protein 3, protein MSKSHYIIPIFVPHEGCPHDCVFCNQNSITGSTTKVTGDFVKNTVEEYLRTIPSENRILEISFFGGTFTAINIEKQKELLQVAKHYKDLGIVNNIRLSTRPDYIDEAILANLKKFSVDIIELGVQSLDDEVLKKSARGHTVEDVMNASQLIKDFGFILGHQIMLGLPGDNFKKDIKTTEEIIKLAPNLCRIYPALVIKDTPMEHMYNRGIYKPYTLDEAIYISKILYGMLSANNINIIRVGLQTTEEIDEDGEIIAGPFHPAFRELVEGSIFNDMLIEYLPKNFSGDVEIFINNRDISKLYASRKRFFIDTKKQLKTLNIRLVQDYDIERGNLLIKWDNSCKKESIHCYLSQKYKEGYSNVL, encoded by the coding sequence ATGAGCAAATCACATTATATAATTCCAATCTTTGTTCCGCATGAAGGTTGTCCTCATGATTGTGTGTTCTGTAACCAAAATAGCATTACTGGAAGCACTACAAAAGTTACAGGAGATTTTGTTAAAAATACAGTTGAGGAATATTTAAGGACTATCCCTTCAGAAAATAGGATATTGGAGATTTCATTCTTTGGAGGTACATTTACTGCTATAAATATTGAAAAGCAAAAAGAGTTGCTACAGGTTGCGAAACATTACAAGGATTTAGGAATAGTAAATAATATAAGATTATCTACAAGACCTGATTATATAGATGAAGCAATATTAGCTAACTTAAAAAAATTTTCTGTTGATATTATCGAATTAGGGGTACAATCACTAGATGATGAAGTTTTGAAAAAATCTGCAAGAGGTCATACAGTAGAAGACGTAATGAATGCATCTCAGCTAATTAAAGACTTTGGATTTATTTTAGGACATCAAATTATGCTGGGATTGCCTGGCGATAACTTTAAAAAAGATATTAAAACTACAGAAGAAATTATTAAACTTGCTCCTAATTTATGCAGAATATACCCTGCACTAGTTATTAAAGATACACCTATGGAACATATGTATAATAGAGGAATTTACAAGCCATATACATTAGATGAAGCTATTTATATAAGCAAGATTTTATATGGAATGCTTTCGGCAAACAATATAAATATTATTAGAGTAGGGCTGCAAACAACGGAGGAGATTGATGAGGATGGTGAAATCATAGCAGGACCGTTTCATCCTGCCTTTAGAGAATTGGTTGAAGGAAGTATTTTTAATGATATGCTGATTGAATACCTTCCAAAGAACTTCTCTGGTGATGTGGAGATTTTTATAAATAATAGGGATATATCAAAATTATATGCTTCCAGAAAGAGATTTTTTATAGACACTAAAAAACAATTAAAGACATTAAACATTAGATTAGTTCAAGATTATGATATAGAAAGAGGAAATTTACTTATAAAATGGGATAACAGTTGTAAAAAAGAGTCGATTCATTGCTATTTGAGTCAAAAATACAAAGAAGGATATTCGAATGTTTTATAG
- a CDS encoding stage V sporulation protein S: MEVLKVSAQSQPKSVAGALAAVLRENSSAEVQAVGAGAVNQAVKAIAITRGFVAPNGIDLVVVPAFSEITIEGEERTAIKFIVEPR, encoded by the coding sequence ATGGAAGTATTAAAAGTATCAGCACAATCACAGCCAAAATCAGTAGCAGGAGCTTTAGCAGCAGTATTAAGAGAGAATAGTTCTGCAGAGGTTCAAGCCGTAGGAGCAGGTGCAGTTAACCAAGCAGTTAAAGCTATTGCAATTACAAGAGGATTTGTAGCACCAAATGGAATAGATTTAGTTGTAGTCCCTGCTTTTTCAGAAATTACTATTGAAGGTGAAGAAAGAACCGCAATAAAATTTATTGTAGAGCCAAGATAA
- the ftsY gene encoding signal recognition particle-docking protein FtsY: protein MFGGFFEKLKNGLSKTKDGFTDKVSEMLNLYVNIDEELYEELEEILITSDIGVETTLEIMERLREKIKTNKVKDPKEITPCLKEVLVDMLGSEQETTLVNSSPSVILVVGVNGVGKTTSIGKISAKFKNDKKKVLLAAADTFRAAAIDQLEVWSNRAGVDLIRHQEGSDPAAVVYDAIQAAKARKVDVLICDTAGRLHNKKNLMDELSKINRIIDREFSEAQKQTLLVLDATTGQNAVQQAKQFMEVADVNGIVLTKLDGTAKGGVVISIKHQLNVPVKLIGVGEGIDDLQEFKAKAFVEALF from the coding sequence ATGTTTGGTGGATTTTTTGAAAAACTCAAGAATGGTCTTTCTAAGACTAAGGACGGTTTTACTGATAAGGTAAGCGAAATGCTTAATCTCTATGTAAATATTGATGAAGAGCTTTATGAAGAGCTTGAAGAAATACTTATTACCTCAGATATTGGTGTAGAAACTACACTTGAGATAATGGAAAGACTAAGGGAGAAGATAAAAACTAATAAAGTGAAGGATCCTAAAGAAATCACTCCTTGCTTGAAGGAAGTTCTTGTAGATATGCTTGGTTCCGAGCAGGAAACTACACTAGTTAATAGCAGCCCATCTGTAATATTGGTTGTAGGTGTAAACGGAGTTGGAAAAACTACTTCAATAGGAAAGATCTCAGCTAAATTTAAAAATGACAAGAAAAAAGTTCTTTTAGCTGCAGCTGATACCTTCAGAGCAGCTGCTATAGACCAACTTGAGGTATGGAGCAACAGAGCTGGTGTTGATTTAATAAGGCATCAGGAAGGCTCTGATCCAGCAGCCGTTGTATATGATGCAATACAGGCAGCTAAGGCTAGAAAAGTCGATGTACTCATATGTGATACGGCTGGAAGGCTTCATAATAAGAAAAATCTTATGGATGAGCTTAGCAAGATAAATAGAATAATAGATAGAGAATTTTCAGAAGCACAAAAGCAAACCCTATTGGTTTTGGATGCTACAACAGGACAAAATGCAGTTCAACAGGCAAAACAGTTTATGGAAGTTGCTGACGTAAACGGAATTGTACTTACAAAGCTTGATGGCACAGCTAAAGGCGGGGTTGTTATATCTATTAAGCATCAGCTTAATGTTCCGGTAAAATTAATAGGTGTTGGCGAAGGTATAGATGATCTTCAAGAATTTAAAGCAAAGGCATTTGTTGAAGCTTTATTCTAA
- the ffh gene encoding signal recognition particle protein: MAFEGLASKLQETIKKLKGKGKLTEKDIKEAMREVKLALLEADVNYKVVKDFINSVSEKCLGNEVMESLTPGQHVIKIVNDELTALMGSSESAVNYINNGTTVIMLVGLQGAGKTTMAGKLALQIRKKNKKPLLVACDIYRPAAIKQLQVVGKQIDVPVFSMGDKVNPVDIAKAAIEHAKSNDNNVVIIDTAGRLHIDEELMDELKNVKDSINPHEILLVVDSMTGQDAVNVAQSFNEQLDISGVILTKLDGDTRGGAALSIKAMSGKPIKFVGVGEKMNDLEVFYPDRMSSRILGMGDVLSLIEKAQAAIDEKEAKELGAKMMSQDFNLDDYLAMMDQMKKLGPLNKIIEMIPGLNTKELQGVDLSQGEKEMKRREAIINSMTKKERKNPSLVSGSSSRKKRISQGSGTNIQDINKFLKEFEMMKKMMKQTKNMQKGFKKGLFGKLPFMN, translated from the coding sequence ATGGCTTTTGAAGGATTAGCTTCCAAACTTCAGGAAACTATAAAGAAGCTTAAAGGTAAGGGTAAGCTTACTGAAAAAGATATAAAAGAAGCTATGAGGGAAGTTAAGCTTGCACTTTTAGAAGCTGACGTAAATTATAAAGTGGTTAAAGACTTTATAAACAGCGTGAGCGAGAAGTGTCTAGGAAACGAGGTTATGGAAAGCTTAACTCCGGGACAACATGTTATTAAAATAGTAAATGATGAGCTTACTGCTTTGATGGGAAGTTCTGAAAGTGCTGTTAACTATATAAATAATGGGACTACTGTAATAATGTTAGTAGGTCTTCAGGGTGCAGGTAAAACGACAATGGCCGGAAAGCTTGCGCTGCAAATAAGAAAGAAAAATAAAAAACCGTTGCTAGTTGCCTGTGATATCTACAGACCTGCAGCAATTAAACAGCTGCAAGTTGTTGGAAAACAGATAGATGTTCCTGTTTTTTCAATGGGTGATAAAGTAAATCCAGTTGATATTGCAAAAGCAGCAATTGAGCATGCCAAAAGCAATGATAACAATGTAGTTATAATAGATACTGCTGGTAGACTTCATATAGACGAAGAACTCATGGATGAACTTAAAAATGTAAAAGACAGCATTAATCCTCATGAGATTTTACTGGTAGTAGATTCTATGACAGGTCAAGATGCAGTCAATGTTGCCCAAAGCTTTAATGAGCAATTAGATATAAGTGGCGTAATACTAACTAAACTAGACGGCGATACAAGAGGGGGAGCTGCTTTATCTATCAAAGCTATGAGCGGTAAACCGATTAAATTTGTTGGCGTCGGCGAAAAAATGAATGATTTGGAAGTGTTTTATCCTGATAGAATGTCATCTAGAATTCTTGGTATGGGAGATGTACTTTCTTTAATAGAGAAAGCTCAAGCGGCAATTGATGAGAAAGAAGCCAAAGAGCTTGGTGCCAAGATGATGAGTCAAGACTTTAATCTTGATGATTATCTAGCTATGATGGATCAGATGAAGAAGTTAGGACCTCTTAATAAAATCATTGAAATGATACCAGGCTTAAACACAAAAGAACTTCAAGGTGTAGACTTAAGTCAAGGCGAAAAGGAAATGAAAAGACGAGAGGCTATAATTAATTCCATGACAAAAAAGGAAAGAAAAAATCCTAGCCTTGTAAGTGGTTCTTCCTCTAGAAAGAAGAGAATTTCGCAAGGTTCAGGTACAAATATACAAGATATCAACAAATTCCTCAAGGAATTTGAAATGATGAAAAAGATGATGAAACAAACTAAAAATATGCAAAAGGGCTTTAAAAAAGGATTATTTGGCAAATTGCCTTTTATGAATTAA
- the smc gene encoding chromosome segregation protein SMC: MFLKSIEIRGFKSFADKTDLTFKKGVTAVVGPNGSGKSNISDAVRWVLGEQSVKSLRGGKMEDVIFAGTQFRKPVGLSQVSLTLDNSNEELPIDYSDVTISRRLYRSGESEYYINNTQCRLKDVQELFMDTGIGKEGYSIIGQGKIDAILSGRPEERRNLLEEAAGIVKFKSRKEEAEKKLNNTEQNLIRITDILQTYEERLEPLKLESEKAKAFLELSGELKEKEVNLIVHSIDNVQVKIEDIKTAVGSVKDEIDQLIRKRDESKIDLQKHNEELDRKDVQAQENQQEYYKNKAEYQTIISETNLIEERIKNLQSFIEKNIADFNGIQEKLNNIHVIKDEQEDNLKHYQLEQQELNAKITGFEKEILQLNFSVNEDENTINQLKKEENDLLSKTIEEKNSILIFNTEKQQLEKRLEELVNSCENFINSIKINSNTVTILEESINDISIKVKSYEENIKKNKYEIAKYNSYLNNDEKKLRELNVSANKLDANHNMLLNLDKQYEGYNKAVKTLMQNISSGKVPRASGKCHVVGEIITVKKDLETAIEIALGGAISDIITDDENVAKTLIDYLKANNIGRATFLPLNIIKGKKASNIENIKHYKGYIGIASELITFDSSFSNAIEYLIGRTIIAANMDNALVIAKKISYSYKIVTLAGEVINPGGSLTGGSTYHKSASIISRKREIEEIAIALNEANQQISFLSDKVNQSKKVIKSLDDECLNLRDEIYHQNIEIAKLQGKITSITGENNRLTLNLNSTRDEIKLLKDKLKSSDEVLASKNSSLEILINAQNEKTKLLEEFQTSLRDINVKLSELKDNHTAVKIRKAQFDEIVVNKIRELERLSNEMEELHHKKKFLKEEAINAENTIKESNDQIQNYKQKLGYITDKLSELECVFKESEIERIKLKENIKIISSELETVNLLLNKKEEEVHRQELSLAKLEAEVESLYSKLNEEMFLTYAEALEYKSEIVSMESYKKSIGKLKTQIAELGTVNVGAIEEYKEIKEKFAFMSSQKEDLIQAKTELLKMIDEMTTKMKSVFSENLSKLKVIFNETFKELFKGGRADLILSDGDELTANIEINVEPPGKKLQNINLMSGGEKVLSAIALLFAILKMKPTPFCILDEIEAALDDANVLRYAEFLKKFSSNIQFIVITHRKGTMEVSDVLYGVTMEEKGVSKVVSVDLNKHPAIR, encoded by the coding sequence ATGTTCTTAAAATCAATTGAAATAAGGGGCTTCAAATCCTTCGCTGATAAGACAGACCTTACCTTTAAAAAAGGAGTTACAGCAGTTGTTGGACCTAATGGAAGCGGAAAGAGCAATATATCAGATGCTGTAAGATGGGTGCTTGGAGAACAAAGCGTTAAAAGTCTTAGAGGCGGTAAGATGGAAGATGTCATTTTTGCAGGTACACAGTTTAGAAAACCAGTGGGTCTTTCTCAAGTTTCACTTACTTTAGATAACTCCAATGAAGAATTGCCTATAGATTATTCAGATGTTACAATTTCAAGAAGACTTTATCGTTCAGGTGAAAGTGAGTACTACATAAATAATACACAGTGTAGATTGAAGGATGTACAAGAACTTTTTATGGATACCGGTATTGGTAAAGAAGGATATTCCATAATTGGACAAGGTAAAATTGATGCTATACTAAGTGGTAGACCTGAAGAAAGAAGAAATCTTTTAGAAGAGGCTGCTGGGATTGTTAAGTTTAAAAGCAGAAAAGAGGAAGCTGAAAAGAAACTTAACAATACTGAGCAAAATCTTATAAGAATTACTGATATCTTACAGACCTATGAAGAAAGACTTGAACCACTTAAACTTGAAAGTGAGAAGGCTAAAGCTTTTTTAGAACTATCGGGAGAACTTAAAGAGAAAGAAGTTAATTTAATTGTGCACTCTATAGATAATGTGCAGGTAAAAATAGAAGATATTAAAACTGCTGTAGGCAGCGTGAAAGATGAAATTGATCAGCTTATTAGGAAAAGAGATGAAAGCAAAATAGACCTGCAAAAACATAATGAGGAGCTTGATAGAAAAGATGTTCAAGCACAAGAAAATCAGCAGGAATATTATAAAAATAAAGCTGAGTATCAAACAATTATTTCAGAAACAAATCTTATAGAAGAGAGAATAAAAAATCTACAATCTTTTATTGAAAAAAATATTGCAGACTTTAATGGGATTCAAGAAAAACTCAATAATATTCATGTAATTAAGGATGAGCAGGAAGATAATTTAAAACACTATCAGCTAGAACAACAAGAGCTAAATGCTAAGATAACAGGTTTTGAGAAAGAAATTCTACAATTAAATTTTTCAGTAAATGAGGATGAGAATACTATAAATCAGCTTAAGAAGGAAGAAAATGACCTTTTAAGTAAAACTATCGAAGAGAAGAATAGCATATTAATTTTTAATACAGAAAAACAGCAACTAGAGAAAAGATTAGAAGAATTAGTAAACTCCTGTGAAAATTTCATAAATTCTATAAAGATTAATTCAAATACTGTTACAATACTTGAGGAAAGTATTAATGACATAAGTATTAAAGTTAAGTCATATGAGGAAAATATTAAAAAGAACAAGTATGAAATTGCAAAGTATAATAGTTATTTGAATAATGATGAAAAGAAGCTTAGAGAATTAAATGTTTCTGCGAATAAACTAGATGCTAATCATAATATGCTACTAAATTTAGACAAGCAATATGAAGGTTATAACAAAGCAGTTAAAACTTTAATGCAGAATATATCTTCTGGAAAGGTGCCTAGGGCATCTGGCAAGTGCCATGTCGTGGGAGAAATTATTACTGTTAAAAAAGATTTGGAGACTGCAATTGAGATTGCACTTGGTGGAGCTATTTCTGACATAATTACAGATGATGAAAATGTAGCAAAGACATTAATAGACTATCTTAAAGCTAATAATATTGGTAGAGCTACATTTCTTCCTTTAAACATTATCAAAGGGAAGAAGGCATCTAATATAGAAAATATAAAACATTATAAAGGGTATATAGGAATAGCAAGTGAACTTATAACCTTTGATAGTAGCTTTTCAAATGCTATTGAATACCTTATAGGTCGTACAATCATAGCTGCCAATATGGACAATGCATTAGTAATTGCAAAGAAAATAAGCTATAGTTACAAAATTGTTACCTTGGCTGGAGAGGTTATTAATCCTGGTGGTTCACTAACAGGTGGTAGCACCTACCACAAGTCAGCAAGCATTATAAGTAGAAAAAGGGAAATTGAAGAAATAGCAATTGCGCTAAATGAAGCTAATCAACAAATCTCTTTTTTATCTGATAAGGTTAATCAATCAAAAAAGGTTATTAAAAGTCTAGATGATGAATGCTTGAATTTAAGAGACGAAATTTATCATCAAAATATTGAGATAGCAAAACTTCAAGGCAAAATAACCTCTATTACAGGAGAAAATAACAGGTTAACTCTCAATCTTAATTCCACAAGAGATGAAATAAAACTATTAAAGGACAAACTTAAAAGTAGCGATGAAGTGCTTGCGTCAAAAAATTCAAGTCTTGAAATTCTAATAAATGCACAAAATGAAAAAACAAAGTTACTAGAAGAATTTCAAACTAGTTTACGTGATATAAATGTCAAACTTTCAGAACTTAAAGATAATCATACTGCAGTAAAGATTAGGAAAGCTCAGTTTGATGAAATTGTCGTAAACAAGATAAGAGAGTTAGAGAGATTATCCAATGAGATGGAAGAATTGCATCATAAGAAGAAATTTCTTAAAGAAGAAGCAATAAATGCAGAGAATACAATTAAAGAAAGTAACGACCAAATTCAAAACTATAAACAAAAATTAGGCTACATTACTGATAAATTGAGTGAACTTGAATGTGTGTTTAAGGAAAGTGAAATTGAAAGAATAAAACTAAAGGAAAATATTAAAATTATTTCTAGCGAATTAGAGACAGTGAATTTATTGCTAAATAAAAAAGAAGAAGAAGTTCATAGACAAGAGCTTTCTTTAGCAAAGCTGGAGGCAGAGGTTGAAAGCTTGTATTCAAAACTGAACGAAGAAATGTTTCTTACTTATGCAGAAGCTCTAGAATATAAATCAGAAATAGTTAGCATGGAAAGTTATAAAAAAAGTATTGGGAAGCTTAAGACTCAAATAGCTGAACTGGGTACAGTAAATGTTGGAGCTATTGAAGAGTATAAGGAGATAAAAGAAAAGTTTGCTTTCATGAGTTCTCAAAAGGAAGACTTAATTCAGGCTAAAACAGAGCTTCTTAAGATGATAGATGAAATGACAACTAAAATGAAATCTGTTTTTAGCGAAAACCTAAGCAAACTTAAAGTGATATTTAATGAGACCTTCAAAGAATTGTTTAAAGGTGGAAGGGCAGATTTAATTTTATCTGACGGAGATGAGCTGACAGCAAATATAGAAATCAATGTAGAGCCGCCGGGTAAAAAGCTTCAAAATATTAATCTTATGTCTGGAGGAGAAAAAGTTTTATCAGCAATTGCTTTATTGTTTGCAATTCTAAAAATGAAACCAACTCCATTCTGTATCTTGGACGAAATAGAAGCTGCTTTGGATGATGCTAACGTTTTAAGGTATGCTGAGTTCCTTAAAAAATTTTCAAGCAATATTCAATTTATAGTTATAACTCATAGAAAAGGAACAATGGAAGTCAGCGATGTATTGTATGGAGTTACTATGGAAGAAAAGGGTGTTTCTAAAGTAGTTTCTGTAGATTTAAATAAACATCCTGCAATAAGATAA
- a CDS encoding putative DNA-binding protein, which yields MEERVEISLLLDFYGSLLTDKQRDIMTMYYNEDLSLAEIAELNNTSRQAIHDTIKRCQRLLLDYENKLQIMTKNFILSDIKKKLLIKCSFLKDKISDSEIKTHIEYIEKDIIENL from the coding sequence ATGGAAGAGAGAGTTGAAATATCATTATTATTAGATTTTTATGGTTCTCTTTTAACAGATAAACAGAGAGATATAATGACTATGTATTATAATGAGGATCTTTCCCTAGCGGAAATAGCTGAGCTTAATAATACAAGCAGGCAGGCTATTCATGACACGATAAAGAGATGCCAAAGACTTTTGCTTGACTATGAAAACAAGCTTCAGATTATGACGAAAAACTTTATCTTATCTGATATAAAGAAAAAGCTACTAATTAAATGTTCTTTTCTAAAGGATAAAATAAGTGATAGCGAAATTAAGACGCATATTGAGTATATAGAAAAAGATATTATTGAGAATTTATAG